A single genomic interval of Falsiruegeria litorea R37 harbors:
- a CDS encoding LysR family transcriptional regulator: MRANHHQFVAFAYVVREGSFSAAAARLGVTQSAVTQHVAKLEKQVGTPLLLRSRDGVSLTRTGQEFYDLADRLVALEGTISERLQGFEAMARGHIKIIANAPLPALKAISQFHRAHPDVEIDFALHAWTTASRLLRERRADVGLITDPPPTDDWDKVVVQKVRYAAYLPPNSPFAARTSLSLHELATDTVILPEAGSLTERVVRQAQARHVVVFPRTIRMTTFPLMCEAVLQGAGIAIFLSNSGLISRGLIEVPIVEMPETHETAIVAPKDRARLRLVAAFIDIAAASALD, from the coding sequence ATGCGCGCCAATCACCATCAATTCGTGGCCTTTGCCTATGTCGTGCGCGAAGGCAGCTTTTCTGCCGCCGCCGCCCGGTTGGGCGTGACGCAATCGGCGGTGACCCAGCATGTCGCCAAGCTGGAAAAGCAGGTCGGCACGCCCCTGTTGCTGCGCAGCCGGGACGGGGTGTCACTGACCCGCACGGGGCAGGAGTTCTATGACTTGGCCGACCGGCTGGTGGCGCTCGAAGGGACGATTTCGGAACGGCTGCAGGGGTTCGAGGCGATGGCGCGCGGGCACATCAAGATCATCGCCAACGCTCCTTTGCCGGCACTCAAGGCGATCAGCCAGTTCCACCGCGCCCACCCGGACGTCGAGATCGATTTTGCCCTTCACGCCTGGACCACCGCCTCGCGGCTGCTGCGCGAGAGGCGGGCAGACGTCGGGCTAATCACCGATCCACCGCCGACCGACGATTGGGACAAGGTGGTCGTGCAAAAGGTGCGCTATGCGGCTTACCTGCCACCCAATTCGCCTTTTGCGGCACGGACGTCGCTGTCCTTGCACGAATTGGCAACGGATACAGTCATCCTGCCAGAGGCAGGCTCGCTCACCGAACGGGTGGTACGCCAGGCGCAAGCCCGACACGTCGTGGTGTTCCCCCGCACCATCCGCATGACCACGTTTCCGCTGATGTGCGAAGCAGTGCTGCAAGGCGCAGGTATAGCGATCTTTCTTAGCAACAGCGGGCTGATCTCCCGCGGGCTGATCGAGGTGCCCATCGTCGAGATGCCCGAAACCCATGAAACCGCGATCGTCGCTCCCAAAGACCGCGCCCGGTTGCGCCTTGTGGCCGCCTTCATCGACATCGCAGCAGCCTCGGCACTGGACTAG
- a CDS encoding class II aldolase and adducin N-terminal domain-containing protein: MSVTNLRPNMDHWSERVDMAAAFRWTVKLDMHEAVANHFSLAVNEDGTQFLMNPNQMHFSRVKASNLLLLDANDPNTMDMPGAPDPTAWGLHGSIHRHCPHARCVMHVHSIHATVLASLADSNILPIDQNTATFYNRYVIDEEFGGLAFESEGERCASMLNDPKKKVMIMGNHGVLVIGSDAADAFNRLYYFERAAETYIRALQTGQKLRVLSDEIAEKTAQELEDYPSQAEAHMREMKAILDAEGSDYAS; the protein is encoded by the coding sequence ATGAGCGTGACAAATCTGCGACCCAACATGGATCACTGGTCCGAGCGGGTTGATATGGCGGCGGCCTTTCGCTGGACCGTCAAGTTGGACATGCACGAGGCTGTGGCCAACCACTTCAGTCTTGCCGTGAATGAAGACGGCACGCAGTTCCTGATGAACCCGAACCAGATGCATTTCAGCAGGGTCAAAGCCTCGAACCTGTTGCTGCTGGATGCAAATGATCCGAACACGATGGATATGCCCGGTGCGCCTGATCCTACCGCGTGGGGGCTGCATGGCTCGATCCATCGCCACTGCCCGCATGCGCGCTGTGTGATGCATGTGCATTCGATCCACGCCACGGTTCTGGCTTCGCTGGCTGACAGCAACATCCTCCCGATCGATCAGAACACCGCGACCTTCTACAACCGCTATGTGATTGATGAAGAGTTCGGCGGCTTGGCGTTCGAAAGCGAAGGGGAACGCTGTGCCTCGATGCTGAACGACCCAAAGAAAAAGGTCATGATCATGGGAAATCATGGCGTTCTGGTGATCGGCAGTGACGCGGCAGATGCGTTCAACCGGCTCTATTATTTCGAGCGCGCGGCCGAGACATACATTCGCGCCCTGCAAACCGGCCAAAAGCTGCGGGTGCTCAGCGATGAAATCGCCGAGAAGACCGCGCAAGAGCTTGAGGATTATCCAAGCCAGGCCGAAGCGCATATGCGTGAGATGAAAGCGATCCTGGACGCAGAAGGGTCTGACTACGCCAGCTAA
- a CDS encoding VOC family protein translates to MDYETVDADAFGRSLKGIGLNLLVRDVQAKCAFLAEVFGMRSHQVTADFAIVTYGDQVFQLHSDGTYHANPLLNLLPENPPRGAGMEIRLYDSDPDEAVQRAEAFGSTVLQVATDKPHGLREAYILCADGYAWVPSRPKS, encoded by the coding sequence ATGGACTATGAAACGGTGGATGCTGATGCATTCGGTCGGTCGCTCAAAGGGATCGGGCTGAACCTGTTGGTGCGGGATGTGCAGGCGAAATGCGCCTTTCTAGCGGAGGTGTTCGGGATGCGCAGCCATCAGGTGACAGCGGATTTTGCCATCGTGACCTACGGCGACCAGGTATTTCAGCTGCATAGCGACGGCACCTATCACGCGAACCCGTTGCTGAATCTTTTGCCGGAAAATCCACCGCGCGGGGCAGGAATGGAAATTCGCCTTTATGACAGCGACCCGGATGAGGCCGTGCAACGGGCCGAGGCTTTTGGGTCCACGGTTTTGCAAGTTGCGACAGACAAACCACATGGGCTGCGCGAAGCGTATATCCTTTGCGCTGATGGGTACGCTTGGGTTCCAAGCAGACCCAAAAGTTAG
- a CDS encoding 3-methyl-2-oxobutanoate hydroxymethyltransferase, which translates to MKNIYTYGGQPARRNLTIDCLRRNKVAGVKMTQVSAINGDEARACEEMGIDMITISDLDYDAVRAGAPHTFITSSQTMCQYFEPQECLTAAMKAAEKGADAIFTPRGMGIVELIANEGLAVQGHVGLVPRKSTLTGGLKTFGKTAEEAMKLLDWMRRYEDAGAAAVEVECVAVEALQAINHKTSLLTHSIGAGSGGDIIFSFMEDICGDVENPPRHAKAWGDVRSIRKQLTAERDKSLTGFRTDVQSGAFPDAEHTVGMLPGEQEKLHEALAKWQPLHQ; encoded by the coding sequence ATGAAAAACATCTATACATACGGTGGCCAACCCGCGCGCCGCAACCTGACCATCGACTGCCTGCGCCGGAACAAGGTCGCCGGGGTCAAGATGACCCAGGTCTCGGCCATCAATGGGGACGAGGCGCGCGCCTGCGAAGAGATGGGGATCGATATGATCACCATTTCTGATCTGGACTATGATGCGGTGCGAGCCGGGGCACCGCATACCTTCATCACGTCCAGCCAAACCATGTGCCAGTATTTCGAGCCGCAGGAATGCCTGACGGCAGCGATGAAGGCCGCTGAAAAGGGCGCCGATGCGATCTTTACGCCTCGTGGGATGGGTATTGTCGAACTGATCGCGAACGAGGGGCTGGCGGTGCAGGGCCATGTGGGCCTGGTGCCAAGAAAATCGACCCTAACAGGGGGATTGAAGACCTTTGGCAAGACAGCTGAGGAGGCAATGAAACTGCTCGACTGGATGCGCCGGTACGAGGATGCAGGCGCTGCAGCGGTCGAGGTCGAATGCGTCGCGGTTGAGGCGTTGCAGGCGATCAACCACAAGACCTCGCTGCTGACCCATTCAATTGGTGCGGGATCAGGTGGCGACATCATCTTTTCCTTCATGGAAGACATCTGTGGCGACGTCGAAAACCCGCCGCGCCACGCCAAGGCCTGGGGCGACGTCCGGTCGATCCGCAAACAACTGACTGCCGAACGTGACAAGTCGCTGACCGGGTTCCGGACCGATGTGCAATCCGGCGCGTTCCCGGATGCTGAACACACGGTGGGCATGCTGCCAGGCGAACAAGAAAAACTGCACGAGGCGCTCGCCAAATGGCAACCGCTCCACCAGTGA
- a CDS encoding 3-methyl-2-oxobutanoate hydroxymethyltransferase encodes MKNIYTFGGFPATRNLTVADIRANKVAGRKMTQVTSVNRNEAAACEEMGVDHLSIVAEDIHEVRAGAPNTFVTSAVMMSEHPTPDDILRTAIAAAAAGSDAIYTPRGLRNVEMLAHEGLAVQGHLGLVPRKSTLVGGLRGIAKTADEAMVLMDDVRRLQDAGAYAVEMECVAAEALSEISKRTSLVTHSIGSGSGGDVIFMFMEDICGDVDNPPRHAKAFGRVGEIRKELEAERRRALQAYGEAVKGGAFPDPAISIAMSAGEHDKLCEALDKWTTLHQ; translated from the coding sequence ATGAAGAACATCTATACATTTGGCGGCTTTCCGGCGACGCGAAACCTGACTGTGGCCGACATCCGGGCCAACAAGGTGGCGGGCCGCAAAATGACTCAGGTGACGTCGGTCAACCGAAATGAGGCCGCCGCCTGCGAAGAGATGGGCGTTGATCACCTGTCTATTGTGGCCGAAGACATTCACGAAGTGCGCGCCGGGGCCCCGAACACGTTTGTCACCTCTGCCGTGATGATGAGCGAACACCCCACCCCTGACGACATCCTGCGCACTGCGATCGCAGCGGCGGCGGCTGGGTCGGATGCCATCTATACCCCGCGCGGGCTGCGCAATGTGGAAATGCTGGCGCATGAAGGGCTTGCTGTGCAGGGGCATTTGGGGCTGGTGCCGCGAAAGTCCACGCTTGTCGGCGGTTTGCGCGGCATTGCCAAAACTGCAGACGAGGCGATGGTGCTGATGGATGATGTACGCCGTCTTCAGGATGCCGGGGCCTATGCGGTTGAAATGGAATGCGTCGCAGCCGAAGCGTTAAGCGAAATCAGCAAACGCACCAGCCTTGTGACCCACTCTATTGGATCGGGGTCGGGCGGTGATGTGATCTTTATGTTCATGGAAGACATTTGCGGCGATGTGGACAACCCGCCCCGCCACGCCAAGGCCTTTGGTCGGGTTGGCGAGATACGTAAAGAGCTGGAAGCGGAACGCCGCCGGGCTCTGCAGGCTTATGGCGAGGCCGTCAAAGGCGGTGCTTTCCCTGATCCGGCGATCTCGATCGCGATGTCTGCGGGTGAACACGACAAACTTTGTGAAGCACTGGATAAATGGACGACGTTGCACCAATGA
- a CDS encoding M24 family metallopeptidase: MDDVAPMNDATDYTRTFAAKPQPLTLEQAAWKTPPMQLTDTEGMIDVPRMRRYRQNRLREQMKAHGMAAVILTDPLSIRYATGVRNCTLFQMHIHAGYLFLPAEGPVIYFDSEPGRETGAQLETIDEIRDDLLPLSYMFAGYRHQEWCTKWAAQMKALVDEHCGGETRVGVERTAPLPHMALEQAGLTLVDAGEALAHARKIKSPEEILCMNQTIAVAEDGMTRMRNNLVNGITEQELWSHMWAANIEGGGEWIDYRLLASGERTNPWQQEASSRTIRAGDLVVFDCGMVGPWSYGADISRAYHCGPGRPTDEQCRLYQYAHNEVTHNGALLRPGISFSELIEQRYCQPDGYNDQTYPCMMHGLGMADEYPVIYYPADEQFHYDGALEPGMVICVESYVGKLGGYEGVKLEDQYLITETGAVCLSRYPFEDALLSREL, encoded by the coding sequence ATGGACGACGTTGCACCAATGAACGACGCCACCGATTATACACGCACCTTTGCCGCCAAACCGCAGCCGCTGACGCTGGAACAGGCCGCGTGGAAAACGCCGCCGATGCAGTTGACCGATACCGAAGGCATGATCGATGTGCCAAGGATGCGGCGCTATCGCCAGAACCGGCTGCGCGAGCAGATGAAGGCCCATGGGATGGCGGCAGTGATCCTGACCGATCCGCTGTCGATCAGATATGCGACGGGCGTGCGCAACTGCACGCTGTTTCAGATGCATATTCACGCGGGCTATCTGTTTCTGCCTGCCGAGGGGCCGGTGATCTATTTCGATAGTGAGCCGGGTCGTGAAACCGGCGCGCAGCTCGAAACCATCGACGAGATCCGCGATGATCTTTTGCCGCTCAGCTACATGTTTGCGGGCTATCGCCATCAGGAATGGTGTACCAAGTGGGCCGCCCAGATGAAGGCCTTGGTGGATGAGCATTGTGGCGGGGAAACGCGCGTGGGCGTCGAGCGCACAGCGCCCCTGCCGCATATGGCGTTGGAACAGGCGGGGCTGACATTGGTCGATGCGGGCGAGGCGCTGGCCCATGCCCGCAAGATCAAAAGCCCCGAAGAGATCCTGTGCATGAACCAGACCATCGCGGTGGCCGAGGATGGCATGACCCGGATGCGTAACAATCTGGTCAACGGCATCACGGAACAAGAGCTTTGGTCCCACATGTGGGCCGCCAATATCGAAGGCGGCGGTGAGTGGATCGACTATCGCCTGCTGGCGTCCGGTGAGCGCACTAACCCCTGGCAGCAAGAGGCCAGCAGCCGCACCATTCGCGCAGGCGATCTGGTTGTGTTTGATTGCGGCATGGTGGGGCCGTGGAGCTATGGCGCCGACATCAGCCGCGCCTATCATTGCGGGCCGGGGCGCCCGACGGATGAACAGTGCCGCCTGTATCAATACGCCCATAACGAGGTGACGCATAACGGCGCTTTGCTGCGTCCCGGTATCTCGTTCAGTGAGCTGATCGAGCAGCGCTATTGCCAGCCCGATGGCTACAACGACCAAACCTACCCTTGCATGATGCATGGGCTTGGCATGGCCGATGAATACCCGGTGATCTACTACCCCGCGGACGAGCAGTTCCATTATGACGGCGCGTTGGAGCCAGGCATGGTCATCTGCGTCGAAAGCTATGTCGGCAAGCTTGGCGGATACGAAGGCGTCAAGCTGGAAGACCAATATCTGATCACTGAAACCGGCGCGGTCTGCCTGTCGCGCTACCCGTTCGAAGACGCGCTTTTGTCGCGCGAACTCTGA
- a CDS encoding aromatic ring-hydroxylating oxygenase subunit alpha: MLDTATPRARTLAARHYTSVQSLEADRELMLRSWQLAGHETQLAEAGQFITLSLFDQNIFLVRDREGEVRAFYNVCPHRGHQLVEGSGKKAVLTCPYHAWTFGLDGNLRGMPKRDGTDAPARAEVCLSHVRVESLAGFLFVNLDDNAPSLGEFAPGLEAQMLERIPELPDLLIEGDSAYGHTYTCKSNWKVMLDNYLECHHCGPAHHSFDDMMNIAENRFELYQNYTYQHAPTARKTKNEAFRLDLEHDVLDGQFWFLFPNTIFGQFPGARGFYASRFDPVRPDLTERRSLSLTTPEPTDPDMAARSAERAEWSTNIVSAEDRELCENVQRGMHQRGFKQGWYVTDPDAHDISEHAMRHFHDIYLAAMDEDA; this comes from the coding sequence ATGTTGGATACCGCCACCCCCCGGGCGCGCACCCTCGCCGCCCGACACTACACGTCTGTCCAATCGCTAGAGGCTGACCGCGAATTGATGCTGCGCAGCTGGCAGTTGGCCGGGCACGAAACGCAGCTGGCTGAGGCGGGGCAGTTCATCACCCTGTCGCTGTTTGATCAAAACATTTTCCTTGTGCGGGATCGCGAAGGTGAGGTGCGCGCCTTCTACAATGTCTGCCCGCACCGGGGGCATCAACTGGTTGAGGGGAGCGGTAAGAAGGCGGTTCTGACCTGTCCTTATCACGCCTGGACCTTTGGGCTGGATGGCAATCTGCGCGGCATGCCCAAGCGCGATGGAACCGATGCTCCCGCGCGGGCCGAGGTTTGTTTGTCCCATGTTAGGGTCGAATCTCTGGCCGGATTTTTGTTTGTGAATCTGGATGACAACGCGCCCAGCCTGGGAGAGTTCGCACCGGGGCTAGAGGCGCAGATGCTGGAGCGCATCCCGGAGCTGCCCGACCTGTTGATCGAAGGCGACAGCGCTTACGGCCACACCTACACCTGCAAATCCAACTGGAAGGTGATGCTCGACAACTATCTCGAATGTCATCACTGCGGTCCGGCGCATCATTCGTTCGATGACATGATGAACATCGCTGAAAACCGGTTCGAGCTGTATCAGAACTATACCTATCAACACGCCCCAACCGCCCGCAAAACCAAGAATGAGGCGTTCCGGCTGGATCTGGAACACGACGTTTTGGACGGGCAATTCTGGTTCCTGTTCCCCAACACCATCTTTGGCCAATTCCCTGGTGCGCGCGGCTTCTATGCCTCACGGTTTGATCCCGTCAGGCCCGACCTGACCGAGCGGCGTTCGCTCTCACTCACGACGCCTGAACCCACTGACCCGGATATGGCCGCACGGTCTGCCGAGCGGGCGGAGTGGTCGACCAACATCGTATCGGCCGAGGATCGGGAGCTTTGTGAAAACGTTCAACGCGGGATGCATCAGCGCGGGTTCAAGCAGGGCTGGTACGTCACCGACCCAGATGCGCACGACATTTCGGAACACGCGATGCGCCATTTCCACGACATTTATCTGGCAGCTATGGACGAAGACGCATGA
- the arsC gene encoding arsenate reductase (glutaredoxin) (This arsenate reductase requires both glutathione and glutaredoxin to convert arsenate to arsenite, after which the efflux transporter formed by ArsA and ArsB can extrude the arsenite from the cell, providing resistance.), with protein MEIVIHHNPACGTSRNVLQIIRDAGYDPVVVEYLDTGWTRPQLQALFAAAGITPRQALRTSKSPTEELGLLDPSVSDAALLDAMLEHPVLVNRPIVACANGVKLCRPSGAILDLLDNWPPAPWAKEDGALLIDELGHRLPE; from the coding sequence ATGGAAATCGTCATTCATCACAACCCCGCCTGCGGCACCTCGCGCAATGTGCTGCAAATCATCCGCGACGCTGGCTATGATCCGGTCGTGGTCGAGTATCTGGACACCGGCTGGACCCGCCCACAACTGCAGGCGTTATTTGCCGCCGCTGGCATCACGCCGCGCCAGGCCCTGCGCACGAGCAAATCCCCGACCGAAGAGCTTGGGTTGCTCGATCCGTCCGTCTCGGACGCCGCACTGCTTGATGCGATGTTGGAGCATCCGGTTCTGGTGAACCGCCCCATCGTGGCCTGCGCCAACGGGGTAAAGCTCTGCCGCCCGTCTGGTGCAATCCTGGATCTGCTGGACAATTGGCCGCCCGCGCCTTGGGCCAAGGAAGATGGCGCGCTGCTGATCGACGAATTGGGGCACCGGCTGCCGGAATAA
- a CDS encoding LysR family transcriptional regulator encodes MQKPLPPLGWLRTFEAAARHLSFTGAARDLNMTQSAVSQQIKSLEGHLGRPLFHRRPRALELTETGITYLPVVREAFRTLVRGTQAVVGDQVNAVQVQSNITFAVNWLAPKLPRFRALHPDVQLNIFTELWEPREMAEGAAVEIRYSLRPADTVRTELLRTDHYYPVCAPGYSVTLDNVQDQPLYDCSNLLSNWSNWAEDQGLKWGSPPITYATTYMVSLSVAMAGGGLCLAHDTIVRGLIDEGRLIAPFAHRAAMPEAYYLLLSPQAEENPGAIAFTNWLRSEISAEVSP; translated from the coding sequence ATGCAGAAACCCCTCCCCCCATTGGGCTGGCTTCGCACGTTCGAGGCCGCAGCGCGCCACCTGTCGTTCACCGGTGCCGCGCGTGATTTGAACATGACGCAAAGCGCGGTCAGCCAGCAGATCAAATCGCTTGAGGGGCACCTGGGGCGTCCGCTGTTTCATCGCCGCCCCCGGGCGTTGGAGTTGACGGAAACCGGCATCACCTATCTGCCGGTGGTGCGCGAGGCGTTTCGGACCCTGGTTCGGGGGACCCAAGCTGTGGTCGGGGATCAGGTAAATGCGGTGCAGGTGCAATCAAACATCACCTTTGCCGTGAATTGGCTTGCGCCAAAGCTGCCCCGGTTTCGCGCGCTGCATCCGGACGTTCAACTGAACATCTTCACCGAGCTTTGGGAGCCACGAGAAATGGCCGAAGGCGCAGCCGTCGAAATCCGCTATTCTTTGCGACCCGCGGATACGGTCCGGACAGAGTTGCTGCGGACCGATCACTACTATCCGGTGTGCGCGCCAGGGTATTCTGTGACATTGGATAATGTGCAGGATCAACCGCTCTATGATTGCTCGAACCTGTTGTCGAATTGGTCGAACTGGGCCGAAGATCAGGGTCTAAAGTGGGGAAGTCCGCCGATCACATATGCCACGACCTATATGGTCAGCCTGTCCGTGGCGATGGCCGGAGGAGGGCTGTGTCTGGCCCATGACACGATCGTGCGCGGATTGATTGACGAGGGCCGCCTGATCGCGCCCTTTGCGCATCGCGCGGCCATGCCCGAAGCCTACTATCTGCTGCTGTCACCCCAAGCCGAAGAAAACCCCGGTGCCATCGCCTTTACCAATTGGTTGAGGTCCGAGATATCGGCTGAAGTGTCTCCCTGA
- a CDS encoding sterol desaturase family protein, whose amino-acid sequence MTDTTPSLDQMSAPSAGEQMQDMSREWNYHPDLPLKDPSIFQWPPNPAYLIGWLARNWLTLSERVLMAILAVALWYFFYPSLETAQSFAIGWIAQIYVINFVMIFAVAGGLHWYFYIRKGQGKKLKFERRDQGKNNKLWDFSDQVKDNMFWSLGSGVFQLTGFQVVTMWLMANGYAPVITFAENPVWFLAWLVIIPMWSAFHFYWVHRLLHQPFLYKRVHSLHHRNVNIGPWSGFSMHPVEHFIYLTTLCVHWVVASHPIHLYFHIVFQGPGAAMSHAGYEDLLIKDKRKLALGTFYHQLHHRYYECNYGNQEMPWDRWFGTFHDGSPEATAETRARKKRMFG is encoded by the coding sequence ATGACCGATACGACACCCAGCCTGGACCAGATGTCCGCCCCATCAGCGGGTGAACAGATGCAAGATATGAGCCGCGAGTGGAACTATCACCCGGATCTGCCGCTCAAGGACCCGTCGATTTTTCAGTGGCCGCCCAATCCGGCCTATCTGATTGGCTGGCTGGCCCGCAATTGGTTGACGCTCAGCGAGCGTGTTCTGATGGCGATCCTTGCAGTGGCGCTGTGGTACTTTTTCTACCCGTCGCTTGAAACCGCGCAGAGCTTTGCCATCGGCTGGATCGCGCAGATCTACGTGATCAACTTTGTGATGATCTTTGCCGTTGCCGGTGGCCTGCACTGGTATTTTTACATCCGCAAAGGGCAGGGCAAAAAGCTCAAGTTCGAGCGTCGGGATCAGGGCAAGAACAACAAGCTTTGGGATTTCAGCGATCAGGTGAAAGACAACATGTTCTGGTCACTGGGCTCAGGCGTATTCCAACTGACCGGGTTTCAGGTGGTCACCATGTGGTTGATGGCAAACGGCTATGCGCCGGTGATCACGTTTGCAGAAAACCCGGTGTGGTTCCTGGCCTGGCTGGTGATCATCCCGATGTGGTCGGCGTTCCACTTCTACTGGGTGCATCGCTTGTTGCATCAGCCCTTCCTGTACAAGCGGGTTCACAGTCTGCACCACCGCAACGTGAACATTGGTCCGTGGTCGGGGTTCTCGATGCACCCGGTCGAGCACTTTATCTATCTGACCACGCTGTGCGTTCACTGGGTTGTCGCGTCGCACCCGATCCACCTGTACTTCCACATCGTGTTCCAGGGTCCGGGCGCCGCGATGAGCCACGCCGGATATGAGGATCTGCTGATCAAGGACAAACGCAAGTTGGCCTTGGGCACCTTCTATCACCAGCTGCATCACCGGTATTACGAGTGCAACTACGGCAACCAGGAAATGCCTTGGGATCGGTGGTTCGGAACTTTCCACGATGGCTCGCCCGAGGCGACGGCAGAGACCCGAGCGCGCAAAAAGCGGATGTTTGGCTAG